TGGATCTGTCATCCCGCGTGACCGAAGCCGCCAGCGAAACCGGCACGAACGTTCAAAGCGTATCCGCCGCGACCGAGGAGCTGACCGCGTCCATCAATGAAATCAGCGTCCAGTTGAACAAAACCAGCCAGCAATCGGTTGATGTTCAGCGCGCCGCCGAAACCGCCGTGACGCAGATGAAAACACTGGAAGAAACCGCCAACGCCGTTGGCAACGTGATCCAGATCATCTCGGAAATTGCCGAGCAGACCAACCTGCTGGCCCTGAACGCCACGATCGAATCCGCCCGCGCCGGGGAATCCGGCAAGGGCTTTGCCGTGGTCGCCAGCGAGGTCAAAACACTGGCCAACGAAACCGCCAAAGCCACGGAAAAGGTGCGCGAACAGATTGAAAGCATGCAAGCCCAGGCCCAGGATGCCGTCAGCATGATCGACAACATCTCCACCGTGATCGAGGATTTAACCGCCGCGTCCGCCTCCATCGCCGCCGCGATGGAAGAACAAAGCAGCGCCACACAGGAAATTTCCCGCAGCGTCGCCAACGCCGCCGTCGGCACCGAAGACGTGGTCCGCAACATCACGGAAGTGAACCACTCCACCGAAGAAACCGGCACCACCTCCAGCAAGGTGCGCGAGGTGTCCGAAGAACTCGCCCAACGCTCCGAAACCCTGAAAAAGAGCATTCAGACGTTTATTGACTCGATTAAGACGGCGTAGGACCCTACCAAACAAAACAAACAAAAACACCCCTCCCGATTGGGAGGGTTTTTGTTTGATCCGAATTGGAGCGGTGAAGGTCTTCACATTTGAAGCGTAAGCGTCTGTAGTGGTTGAATATGCAGGGGCAGTAACTTGAATCGTACCCCCGAACATACCCCCAGACCATCAAAGCAAGCCCATTTCCGTCCGTGATCGTTCACTGACAATCGTAACCGAATTAGGTTTCAAAAAGCAACCAGTCTCAGTGCCCAAGAACAAAAAAACGGCCCCTGGTATCAGGTTTATGAGCGAAGCACCCCTCCGGGGCGGTTCCAGACACGCAGTTTTTTCTGTATCCGATGGGCGGCTAAAAAATTTCCCGATCCGGGTATTGAGCGACAGATTGTAGGAAATTTATCGCAAGCAGCATTTTTTGTGCTTTTTACCGCTTCCGCAGGGGCAAGGCTCATTCCTGCCAACCTTGCGCTTTGACTGGGATTGATAGTGTTTCAGGGCTTGCTTCATGTTTTTATATGGCGCCGCAGGGAAATACTGGGAGATGACATGATCCATGTCGTTGGATTGTTCCCATGGCGATTTCAAGCCAAGTGCAAAATCAATATCACCAGTTTCAGGATTTAGAGCTACCCCGAACCATGTTTCGGCTTTTTGTCGATATTTAGCCGCTGAACAGTGGGCAAAAAGACGCTGGCCAGCTTCTTTCTTATCCAGATAATTGGAATGTATCGTTATGCCTGACTTCGCAAACCCCATAGTAGCGTCGTGCGCACGGCGGTCTAGCCGCGCTTGGGTCATAATCGTCTCACAACTTTGTGCGAGTTGATTTGCTCCGTCCTCGCTAATTTCGAGTAGAAAGTAACCAAGCTCTAATACGTTATCTGTCTCCAATCTGCTAATCTGCTGTATAAGGCGATCAAAGAACGTGCCTTGCAGCTTGGTTAAAATTCCTTTTGGAGTTCTCTCCCCTGGTAATCCCTCTCTTCTCGCAAGTATGGCAGCATCAAGATGGACAGAAAAATCTTCTCCAAGATCGATGAAGTCGTATCCTTCCTCGAACCACAGATTATAGGCGAGATGATACGAAAGAACCGCCAGTTCACTCTCAGATTTCACGCGCTCCGAACCGACGCGCCGATGTAGAAAATTGAAGAATTGAAGGGGTGTATCAAGTATTTCGCACAGGACATCCAGAAAGAACACATCCATGACGTAAGGAGGTCTGATGACATCATGCTCTCTTCTCTTCAGAAACTGGTCTGCTTGCCGCGCTAGCGACGGATAGTATTCTGATACGACACAGAAAACGAAAATCTCGGCAAAGTTTCTGCGCAGGGTGAGAGAATTCCCCTGCTCATCGGTTAAACGGTACTCGTCATCCCCTATCAACTCAGCGCACTTGAATCCCTGATCGTATGCGTCCTGAATCGCCTTCTGAAAGTCGGTTTTGATCGCGTGATCGTCACCTTTTTTGGCCGCCTCTGTCAGTTTTTTCGACTTGGCCTGCAAGATGATGGCGCGATCCGCATACAAGGCCAGAACGTCAATTTCTCCGACCCTGTTCTTGCCTTTCATAATATAGACGTTTTCGTGAACATGATCGGTTCCAAGGATATGCCGAAGCCTGTTTGCCGAAAAATTCTCAGTAAAGAATCCTCGGTTTTTCTTTGCCGTTTCAGCGTAAGCAGCATCTTTACTCATCCAGAAGGCAGGCGTTTCGTAAGCACTCTCGGCCAAACTGTAATTCTGGAGGAGCAAATGATTTCCCTCTCCCACAGGGATGATGGGATAGGCACTGACTTCGTTAAATGAACCAACAGTTTTGAAAGATTGATTGCAGGGTAGTGATTGAGGAGAAAAAGCTCTCAGAACATTCCTTGTCGTCTCTACTGAACATCCTGAAGCCTCTGCGATTGCGCTCTCTGAATACATGAAAGCTGGGAGAAGAGTGAAGTTTTCCATCTCTTCAGGTTTTATATGCTCCCGCAAGGACTGGAATTTCTCAAGCTGGATTTCAGAAATAGCGTCAATGATCTTCTTCACATCGCTCGGCGCGAATCCTTTTTTTTCCTGAAACCATGCCTCATCTCGACCATATCTTTCGGGAGAAAAATCCCTGTACTGAAACATATAAGCGGCTTCGCTCGCATAGAAGAACGGTTCACGCATAGCCATACCGTGCGTGAACGGGTTCTTGGTGGGATCAAAGCCAGTTTCTTTGAAATTAGCCCAAAGCACGGCACTCATAGCCTTGTGCAGTTCGGCCATAAGTTTTTCCGTTTCGTCGATATAATGCTGAACCGCTTGTGGCGTAGGCCACGCAAAATCAATGGGTGCTTTTACCATCAGCCCTATAAGCAAGGATAGCTCTGAGCGCAAAAGACGCTCTGAAGATTTCATCTTATCGAGGTCGGTCGGCTTAAAATTCCCCTCCTGATAACCGATAAAATTATCTCTCCAGCATAGAAAAGCTAAGGCGTGAACGTATCCTGGCGAGACGCATATCTTTTCCAAGCTATCCCAAATTTCTGATTCAGAACGATGTTCCGGTATTGTGATTTTTGAGAAATCAAATGGCTCTACAGTTTCAGTCTGTTTCTTTCTGCGACTTCTTCCCATTGCATCTTCCCGTTACGATCTCAGCCGTCGCCTTGCAACAGCCTCTGTGTCCTGCCACTCCGCTTCATGCTGGTAGGTCTTAACTAAACGGCTCAAAACCTTTGCGATTTTAGGGTGTGTAAACTGTAGAGCACTAACCCACTGCTGAAACTCACTTGCCAGTCTTCGCTCTTCATCGCCGCCTTCGCCGCGCCAATGCACTCCGCGCTTATTGTAAAGGGCTGTTTTTAAGCTATCGGACATTTCTTCGTTGAGGACTTGTTCCAGAGCATCTCTAACGGGTTTGCATGGCCATATTCCATCATCCCCAGCCGGAGCTGTCGAAAATAGCTTGCCTAAAGCGTGGTCGCCTATCTTTCCACGTGCCAGCTCTTTACAGCCCGCCTGCACTTGTCGAACCCATTTTACTATTTCCCCTGAATCCTGTTCACCATCCTTATTGTGACCAGGTATTCGAGCAAGCCTTTCTAGGAGCTTATAGGCGGCAACAGCTCTATTTTCTTTGTGCTCTTCGTCATTTGCCTGAAGACCTTTAGGGTCTTCGCCGCCATCATCTCTCTTGTAGGCAAAGACAACAGCATGAACATACATTTCCGGGTTTTTTTCGATTTGGTTTTCCAGATTTGGAATATGACTGTCTTCAGTATCGAAAACATCAATATATTTGAACTCCAAAGCAGCGAGATCATCAACAGCAATCTCACCGCTTCTATTCAGGCGCTCAAACACATCGCGAATAGCGTACGATTCTAGCTTATAACAGTCGGTAGGCTCATCATCGTCCGCCCCTATCGCACGCATCAGCTTTACCATCTGTTTCGGCTGAATCTTCTCCATGTCAAAACGAATTAGATGAAAGGCTGTTCGAGGACGCTTGGCTTCGATTAGTTTATCTACTGCATATTGAAGCTCCTCGCTTGTGTTATGCGACCAGCTTGCCGGAACATCGCGCCAGTACCCGTTCTGCACTTCGTCATCCAAGCCTCTCAACTCATTCCAAGTGGAATTGTTAAACGGGCAGAGAGTAAGAACAGGAACCAACTCAGAATCATGAAGATGTTTTAAAAGCTCTGGTATGATTTTTAAGGCCCGATCTTCAGGCAGAGACGACAAAGCACCATACGTAAGAAACCGGCGAGAAGAACTTTCCGAGAGGGGGCCACGATCCAGAACAAAACGGATAGCCTGTACAAAATCTGTAGGATTTTCATAGATTCGAGCAATAATCCAACCAATTAAATTTGCGGCCTCCCCTTTCTCGGCAAGTTTTAGAGCACCTTGCATACCTCGCGCGGCTAGAATTTCTGCTAAGGCTTCTGTTCGCATGGCCAGGATGCGCTCGTCCCTCTTCTTGAAATCCATTTCATCTTCTTCAAGCTCGTCAGCGGATTCTTCGATCCAATGCTTTAAAAATAACCATTCATGTTTGAGAATCACATCAGAGGGCATTAGGGATTCATATAGCGTCCTTGCTCGATTTAAATCCTTTCCGGCCTTTCCATGTTTTAGACCGCGCCGCGTAAAAGCGCTCATACGGATTTTTTCCCGCATCCAACTCTTATCTTCATCGGAAGCCTGCTTGCTCCACTGTTCAACCAGATCCCATATTTTATCTTGGTCTTCTTTATCAAGCCAACGCAGACAACCAACCAAATCAGCCAAAGTTTCCCGATTATGATTTTTCCAGGCAATTGTCATGTTTAATGCGTGGAGCGCAAATTTACTAGCTTCGCCCCGTGTAACAGGCTCCCCATATCCGTGCCCGTCTGTTCTCCATCGTGGCTTATGGCTGTAGTGACCCGTCCGAGAGTTTCCATCA
The window above is part of the Micavibrio aeruginosavorus ARL-13 genome. Proteins encoded here:
- a CDS encoding SEC-C metal-binding domain-containing protein, which gives rise to MGRSRRKKQTETVEPFDFSKITIPEHRSESEIWDSLEKICVSPGYVHALAFLCWRDNFIGYQEGNFKPTDLDKMKSSERLLRSELSLLIGLMVKAPIDFAWPTPQAVQHYIDETEKLMAELHKAMSAVLWANFKETGFDPTKNPFTHGMAMREPFFYASEAAYMFQYRDFSPERYGRDEAWFQEKKGFAPSDVKKIIDAISEIQLEKFQSLREHIKPEEMENFTLLPAFMYSESAIAEASGCSVETTRNVLRAFSPQSLPCNQSFKTVGSFNEVSAYPIIPVGEGNHLLLQNYSLAESAYETPAFWMSKDAAYAETAKKNRGFFTENFSANRLRHILGTDHVHENVYIMKGKNRVGEIDVLALYADRAIILQAKSKKLTEAAKKGDDHAIKTDFQKAIQDAYDQGFKCAELIGDDEYRLTDEQGNSLTLRRNFAEIFVFCVVSEYYPSLARQADQFLKRREHDVIRPPYVMDVFFLDVLCEILDTPLQFFNFLHRRVGSERVKSESELAVLSYHLAYNLWFEEGYDFIDLGEDFSVHLDAAILARREGLPGERTPKGILTKLQGTFFDRLIQQISRLETDNVLELGYFLLEISEDGANQLAQSCETIMTQARLDRRAHDATMGFAKSGITIHSNYLDKKEAGQRLFAHCSAAKYRQKAETWFGVALNPETGDIDFALGLKSPWEQSNDMDHVISQYFPAAPYKNMKQALKHYQSQSKRKVGRNEPCPCGSGKKHKKCCLR